In Dendropsophus ebraccatus isolate aDenEbr1 chromosome 13, aDenEbr1.pat, whole genome shotgun sequence, the sequence ATTGATTATATATAGTTGTTTCCCCCATATATAGTTTAATCTGGCTGTGTGGGTATTTTGCTATGGTCCCCTGCACCTGGTTTTTAAATGTCCTATGAGTGTATGTTGCTGTTTGGGGATTTATGAAATAATAAAGAATCAGTGTTTTGGCTATAGAACTTTGGTTATACTTCTTTATTCAAATAATTCAAGGGTTTCTTGTTTTTTGGTTGTGCATATATGAGTTGAACCCTTATATGTTGATAAATGGTCAGAGGCCCTAATATAGGTTTTGTACCTCCATAATACTGCCTGACCACAATGTGACCCCAGCCATTTGTGGATACGGCCCTTCTCAGACAGATTTGTACGGCTTTCCCTCCAGAATAAATAGACGTCAGACACAGCGTTGGAACATGCTTTAGCATTTTATTGATAATTTACAACGGGTTTTCTTTCTGAAATCTATCCTCTAGATCTCTTCAGAAACAAACTTCAGTAGTAGCAAATAAATTTTAACAAATAACCttagattttttattattttttttatttatttccaccATCACCACGATATATACACTGAATGCAAACATCTTTAAGAGCATATTCAGCACTGCATTATGTGAGAACAGAAATGACACGTATTTGTGTTAAGAGCTGTGTGCACCTCAAGGAGAAGAGTTTAACACCGCCTAAAACTTAAGGAAAATACTTCTGGTATTAAAGCATGTACAAGTGAGTTCCAGTGAaatttgttttatatttatatatacttcaCAATACAGTGTATAGCTTATTGCATAccttcccaaaaaaaaaaaatccagctctCACACATGGCAATCCGCACTCAAACCAGTCTCTCCTAATCCACTTACTGTCACAGTTTAAAACTGTGGCCTCTACCCTGTGTTTTTCCAGCGtttttccagctgttgcagaactacagctcccagcctttagctttcagggcatgctgggagttatacttatactgcaacagctagagagccacaggGTAGGGGCCACTCATTTGAAGGGCTACGTTCTGACTTCTATATATTTTAAAGCTTCATCAATGGGTGGTAGTAGGTGCAAACAATGGCATCATAGATATTTCTGACCCATAAAGTGTCTAATGTTTACAGTCCAGTGGACGTTTGCCCTTGTGTCTGTTctttggcactccagctgttaccCTAAACATCCCAGCAAGGCTGAGTCTTGTAGTTAAATAATATATAGCAGCTACATCCACAAGCTTTAGATTTAAAGGGTTGTATAAGATTACAAAAATAAACTGCTTCCTTCTAGCAACAGCAGCCCCACCTGTTAGTAAGGTGATATTGCAGCTTAGCTCAAGTCACTTCAACAGAGCTaagctgtaataccaaacacaatccACAGACCAcatactgttgcaaaactacaattccaattatGCCTTGACAGCTaaggctttggctgttcaggcatgatgggaattgtagttttacaatagctggagagccacaagtttGACAAGTGgcaatgtttctggaagaaagcagctatgttattCTAATCTCATACAGCCCTACTAACGTTACCTTTTCACGTCATACATTTTCACCTTCAGTGTCCAAATCCTGCATCAAACCTAACAAACCTGTGAACAACGAAGAACTAGAACTGTCTAGAAGTGAGATCTCCCAATTCTGACAAGCATCCAATGGGGTTCCTTACTGGTTAAACCCTTACCAGAGCAACGAATGGTCTGGTGACCTGGTCTCTAAGGAGTAACCATtggcttataaaaacatggctcaCACATTGTAGGTTATAAGCAATGGAGCTATATTACCTGCCAGCTAGGGATTCGATGTACTATGGTATGACTAGTGTTGCTTATGTAGATGTGGAAATGGCTCAAAGTGCAAATAGTGTTCTGCCCCTACCCCACTTACAGATCCCATCAACAACATAGAAAACATGGTGGCCCAAACCCCTCCTTACCATACACTTCTCTTACATCTTCCACAACACCTGCATTTGATGCTTGCCTCCCTACTCATTCTGCTGCAGTCATTCATCTACATACCGATCCATCCTCTTCCATATCCTTCTCTGTGTTCAGaagtggtaaaataaaaaaaaaaatttgagcaCTCTCAATTGGCAAATATAAGGACCCCCAACTCTAAATGAAGATCAAAAGGCAAGTGAATCTAATGCAGCGCCCATGATGAGGGTGGGATGCAAGGGGTCCACCCGATACTATAAGCACAGGCACTAAAACATTGGCGAAAAGCAGGCCGAAGGAGCAAAATGTGTGAAGTCAAAATATATCTACACCGGAGACATCTCTGTGGTACCAAAGAACAGTGCACTAGAGTGTGGTGACACGGTTCCTGCAGATGTCCTATGGCGTTGCTGTGTAGCGTTTGCAAACACTTGCCTTGTATTACAACCatgaagggggaaagggggcattaTAGTACAACTTGGGTCAAGATACTTCATCTTCTCTCCATTATTTAAAGCGAGATGTACTGAATGTGAAATGTTGTCCTCCGAatatgactgcagctgtgtcctgatGAAATGTTTCCAGCATGTGATCTTCCAGGGTGAACATGGGATGGGTTCTATACAACTCAAGCTAGAGTTCGCTGCCTGGGCTTTATACGGGGGTAAAGCTGCAAAAATATGTAATAAGGGGGATTAAACACCAGAATTTACATCTCAACAGGCTCAAACCAACTTTTCTCATTGCATTGTCTACATATAACATGCAAGGAGCTTTAAAGAGATCTTATGACATGATGGCTTACCACTTGTatgtgccatcactttatgatcagtgAGGCTCTCACTGGTCAAAAAAGAGGGACTATGTCCACTTCGCTGTTTCCCCTGCACAGCTTCATTCAATTAAATGGCAGAGGCTGAAGCTCCAAAAGTGGGGCTTGGTGCCATGTTACAGGAAAGCACTAAGTACCACACCAGTACTACATCCCCTTTGTTCTCAGGATTGGCATCTCAGTGGTTCAATCAGTCTAAACTAAAAGTGATGGCATGATCTAGTTATTTAATAATCCGGTATTCTGATGTCAAAACACTTAAGGTGCTGGGATATGAAGAAGAAGTGGATCATGGTCTCGTCCTGACATCAGAATGCACTGGACAGACATTTTCAAAGATTGCAGTGTAATACTAAGAACTTGATTTAGAAGTCTTACCCCCAACAGGTTCTTAGGCACATATCCTTCCTTGTCATTCAGACGTGCCCACCACCAGTCCGTCTCTACATCATCTTTGCGCCTTAGGATTGTAATGGCGTCACCTTCTCGGAATGAGAGCTCATCAGCGTTCTGTGCTTCGTAATCCCACAGGCCGTACACCAGACCTTTATTCATGACGCCAAGCTTCTCCTGAACACCTGTGGGTAGTAAGGAGGTCTGTAGTTATCATGATAGTGAAAACAACTCACCGCCTCCATAAGGATAAACCTGTGCACGGactacactaagggtcctattctaaGGGCCGACCAGGgtccgatcaacaatgtaaacaagtgccgatctgctagatcatcgctcgtttacagggcctattccatggcccgataatcgtttagtgagggctgcagggacatcgctcCTTCTCTCCGGGTCCCACGCGTAGCAGCGGCTTTGGATCGgccagctcagacaggtcactccgaagctgctgctgcacgcgggacctggggagaaggagcgcaggagaagacttgCAGCCTCGACAGGTAAAGTATGAGGTTTTTAATTTGTCAattgcccgccgcgcaccgcttttccacgtagcaatgcgcgggtggtgaccgatgattttaggttggaACCTaaaagaacgatcagctgatgacacgatcggctgatagttctctctattccacagagcgataattggcccgattcggccgattattgctctgtgaataggcccctaagagatGGATCAAGCAACAAGATGTCCACTGCAAATCTTCTTTATTATGAAATCCAAGTACACATGTAAAAGAAAGCCAACACATTTCGGGTGTCTAACCCTTAATTATGCGATGATAAAAGGTTTGACACCCAAAACGAGTTGGTTTTGTTGTACATGTGGACTGTGATCTTATAATAAAGAAGATTTGCACTGGACATCACCTTGTTGCTGGATCCATGTCTTTGTTTTGTCTGTGGTTATCATAGGTCACTAATGGGCGTCTTGTTCATATTATATTAAAAGGATTGCTTGGTGTACTGAACTCATTTACAAGCATTGTATCAGAGAATTCAGGGTCTCCACAAGTGGCTAGAATGACAAGGCCACATTCAATCAACTATGGGAATCTGCAGACACAGTGATGATCAAGCTAAAAGCTGAGGAGATGCAGTGCTCTTCAGCAGAGCGTTACTGGGGGTCTGATAAATCCACCACCTCCCAGTTTGTTTGAAAACAACCTCAGAAGACATATTTGTCAGAAAATATCCTAAGAAAGTCactgtcatcaaaaataacttttgttattagacatgtgaaaagttactgatcacagcgGGTGTAACTGCTGACACCCGCTCAGACCAAGAGCAATAGCTGGGGAAAGACTGCGAGACCCAATGGGATCAATAACTTTCGTCATGTCacaagttatttttagtgacaggtactctttaacacTTAAATATGTGACAGGATATCCAATAAAATTTGTATATTTTATGCACAGAAAAATTGTAACctgtataaaataaaagttaccatAAAGAAACTGAGAACACTGAATATATCCTTCTTCCATCTCTTCACATTTGTCTGCAGCGGTCTCAATATCACTAATTGTTGTAGCAAAGATGGCTGCTCCACATTCTACCAGCATCTTGCAGAGGTGGACGCTGTTACAAGATGCTGCACAGTGCAGAGGAGTCCTAAAAGGAGGGAACAAGACAATCATAAATGACAGTGTGCTGTGCAATTCTGCCACATTGCCCTAGGATTCTGACTATGCCAGGGCATTGAAGGTAGAGTAGTAGCCAGTATATAACTCCGGTATTCCTGCACAATACCTGGAGGTATTCCTATCTCAAAAAGTGATGGGATCTTTTAGTATATGCAAACCACTTGATCATGGGGGAGGGTCAAATCTCGAGGATTCCCACTGATCATGAGGAAGATGGGTCTGCAGTGTTTTTCCCTGGGCACTAGCATCCGTGCCACCTAGCTGTGCTTAAACCGCAGGCGACCCCCTTCAACTGAGCTGTAGTTCCTTGTACCAAATCCATACTGCAGCCCAGGCTTTTCTGGAATCATTGGAGATCCCAGAAGTCAGATCCACTGTGATCAAGAAGCAATGCAGTATACTACAATATGgcatcactttaaggctatgttcacactacgtaaaactacgtagtttttgcggggaggaacaatgccttagtttcaatgggatcccggacggagcgtatacacatcatatacgctctggccgggatcccgtgctgccccacaaataactgacatgtcagttttctgcggccgcaattcaatgaattgcagctgtaggaaaccctgtcagttcacaccatGAAGCGAgccgctccggccgctcgctcgctccatagtgtgcagggggaagctctgatgcgggcgcgcgctgatgttcccgcatcagagctctgcggccggacagatcatctggccggtacttaagtaccagccgcaatgatccgggcagagaccggctgttccgtgacctggccggggtcacggaacggccggcctctcacgccgtgtgaacatagcctaaaagacgaGAATACTCCTTTACATGCGACATACGCTTAACAAAACAGTCCAGAAGCATACGGTGTATATTGAGGTCTACAGTTCTACAAATGTATAACTGGGTGTAAGGGGCTTAGTGGGTGAAATGACAACGGGCTAGGAAGGTTAATATTGTCTGCTTGCCCTTAGGTCATTCAGCACAGGCCGTGTTCTCAAAGAGCATCAGTTTTGCACAATGTTAAAGTGCAATTTAACATTTAAAACATCATTTTAACATGTCGCAGAGACTTTAGAAGTTTTAATTAGTCGAGTTTTGGTGACGATATCCCCACCGACTACTAGAATGAGTGTGGAGGAGTACTCAGCTTAGCACTGGGTTTCCCTGACATGttctcactgcaggagatgggcttCATAGACATCTTATACAATTTAAGGAGATGGCAGGGAAAATAAGTGCTTAGCTGAGTTCTAGGAATCAATGGGGGACTCAGACATaccaaaacttttaacatgtgtcTATGACTGAAAAAGTTGACTGTGTGCCCCAACCCTAGTTTATTCAGACCCACCTATACTGGAATTCAGGTCACGTAGATTTAGAATACAGCAGAATTGTAGATATATACAGCACTTACCACCCATCACTGTCAGCTGCATTCACATTCACACCAAAGTCCAATAAGAACTTCACGATGTGGTGGTGCCCAGCACACACAGCATTGTGTAGAGGTGTGATTCCTTCATCATTTGGTTTGCTGGGATCCTCCACCTGTAGAGGGCAGAGTTGATCAACACTAAGAAACAACTAGGAAGAAAGTTCTGACAAAACTGACTACAACCTAGTTGGTTGCTGGTAAATCAGACTGATCAAGGTGTTTGCTGCTATATTTGGGGTCAGATCAAGCAATGGTTATTAATGTCTCTGATCATTACAGTATACTAAGCTGTAGGGGAAGGACCCATACCTCATAGATAATCCTCTGAACTAGGTCGAACTCTCCTTCTAGAGACGCATCCAGCAGCAGAGCCAGGGGGTTGAACTTCACTCTGAGTCCATGTCCAGTCCTATCAGAGTTCGGTTTCTTCAGATTTGTGCGTTTCACCTACAATAATTAAAAATGGTTATAAACTCAATTCAGACCGGAAGAATACAGATATGTCAGTGTTACTGCACAGAAAATTGTGTGAAAATTCCAgtttgcagcatattttttgTGTGTCTTTACAAAAAGTGTGTCTTTACAAAAAGTACAActgtttcagaaaaaaaaaccacttatACAGCAAGCAGTGGAGTGTTGGGGGGTGTAGGCAGGTAAGCATGGTCTATTTCTTATTTTTTAACATCACAGCAGCTAAATATGTACGTTTTATAAGGCTGTGGCACTATAGGATGAAAATCCACCATGAGAAtgaagtgccatagactttaatagtaatCAGTTTTCCAGCAGTATTTTACTGCAAGAAACTTGCTAAGTGAAATCTGCCtgcaatacggtacatgtgaacataccctaatcgtACAGGAATCTGCAACAGATTCCAAtgcaggtgtgaacagagccttagatgTAACATCTGAGTCACTTATGTGCAAGTGTCTCCACCTGTCAATTTCTTGCCGCTGGACAAGTTAGTCAGGACCGCCATCACTGCAATAAAATCTCTGCGTAATATGCAGTGTGTCTGACAGATCAAGAACATCTGTTTTACCAGATGATACATACCGACACTAATCTTTAGTGATCTGCTAGACAAGGCCTGTGCTGCTACCGGCCCACTGTGTTACATCATCTGATCTTTCCAAGCTTTCATACAAGTAACAAGTTTACAGTGCAGTCACTGGTGCCTGGTAAAGATGCCTAACAGTAGTGGATCAGGTGTGCAAAAAGATCCCTTTAAAAGAGTACCTGtcaataataaaaacttttgacatgtcagagacacaTATCTTAAGTTTTTATCGGTCACGGTCTGAGGGTTCAGACCCTACCGGCCCACTGTGTTACATCATCTGATCTTTCCAAGCTTTCATACAAGTAACAAGTTTACAGTGCAGTCACTGGTGCCTGGTAAAGATGCCTAACAGTAGTGGATCAGGTGTGCAAAAAGATCCCTTTAAAAGAGTACCTGtcaataataaaaacttttgacatgtcagagacacaTATCTTAAGTTTTTATCGGTCACGGTCTGAGGGTTCAGACCCTACCGGCCCACTGTGTTACATCATCTGATCTTTCCAAGCTTTCATACAAGTAACAAGTTTACAGTGCAGTCACTGGTGCCTGGTAAAGATGCCTAACAGTAGTGGATCAGGTGTGCAAAAAGATCCCTTTAAAAGAGTACCTGtcaataataaaaacttttgacatgtcagagacacaTATCTTAAGTTTTTATCGGTCACGGTCTGAGGGTTCAGACCCTACCGGCCCACTGTGTTACATCATCTGATCTTTCCAAGCTTTCATACAAGTAACAAGTTTACAGTGCAGTCACTGGTGCCTGGTAAAGATGCCTAACAGTAGTGGATCAGGTGTGCAAAAAGATCCCTTTAAAAGAGTACCTGtcaataataaaaacttttgacatgtcagagacacaTATCTTAAGTTTTTATCGGTCACGGTCTGAGGGTTCAGACCCTTACTGATCAGTAGAACGAGTCGGGTGACAACTGCCCCTTACGTTATTACCCATCCATAATAGTAGTATTGCCATTATAAATAGCTTCCATGACTACTTACAGCAGCGGCCTGTGAAGGGACACTAGCTGGTGAGGGGACTTCCTCTTTCACCGGAGATGCTACTTCAAGTACAGGACTAGGCGTCTTCTCCACAGAAGGGACTATGGCtggattattattgttgttgtcttCTGTCGTTTCTGAGATCTGGTTTATAATCTCACTGCTCATAACTTCCTCTGTGATGGGTGAACAAACTTTATTGTCATTATCGTCTGCCGAGACCTGTGGTTctggtagtggtggtgggagctgggggagaggaggggtagaTGGGACAGCAGCTGGCTGCAGAGAACCCGCCTCTTCTACGTTACCATTAGTGCCAGTGTTACCATTGTCCACATCGGCCAATATGCCGAAGTCCTGTGTATTGCACTGTTGGTAAAAAGGTGCACCCTCCATTCCTCCAGCCAGAGTATTGAAACGCTGATAGAGAAGCTTCTGGATGTTGGGTCCGCTGGGACCTTCGGGCTCAGTTATAGAACTCCGCTTCTTCAATGGTCTTGGAGCATTGGCAAGCTTTCTCCTGAGGGCTTCTAGGTCAGCGTCACTTTGATATCTAAGGGGTGAATGCACTATGGGGGTCAACTTGGTGGGGCTCAGGGGACGGGCTATGTTTTCCACACCactgttttcagctgcagcaggagcAGCATCTCCTTCTTTGTCACCATTAGGAGGAGGAGGTCCAGAATGTAAGAAAGGAAGGGGAGAGGAGTTGGAGGAGCCAGATTGGACAACTGGTTTTCCGTACACTGAAACACATGGATACAACACATTAGTACAGAAGGACGACCCTTCTATCTGATGTCTTACATCATTATAGCACCTTTTCAAGCAGACAAAATCATAAAAGTAAAATCACGTTTTTTCCCATCATCCTGCACTCAATACTCAATAGTGAAAGACATTAGTATTCAGAccccaggctgtgttcacatacggCAATGTTGGTGTGTCTTTGTTATGATTTTTCTGCTAATTACACATTTTTGGTAAAATATCAGCCCCACCATACTAAGTAATCAGGGGAGAAGAGCGCTGGTAAGAGATgtgaccaagaacccaatggtcaTTCTGAGTGACCTTTACAGATGCTGTGTGAACATTGGAGAAATCTACAAAAAGGAATCATTGCAACCACCACCAATATGGGCTTTATGGCAGAGTGGCCAGAAAGAATCTTCTCCTTAGTAAAATATGCATAAAAGTCACCTGGAGTTTGCAGAAAAGCGCCTAAAGGACTCTCAGATTGTGAGATACAAGATTCTCTGGTCTGATAAAACCAAGACTGAACTCTTTGGCCTCAATTGTAAGTGTTATGTTGGGACGATCAGGAACCGATGGACATGGTGTGTGGAAAACCCAACAGCCTGGAGTTACCGGGCTAGTGGAGTATTCAGCTCCAGTAGGTTTCCCATAAATCAGAATAGGGAATAGCTTTTCAAGTTGGTCATACTGCTTTAAAGGAGGCCTgtgagtatacagctatatcataCAAAATATATTACAAAACTCATTGTTACCTGCTTTGACAGATTTGTTcagggtgttatatacagcttgcTGATAGTTCTTTGGTGGAGTGGACTGTTGAAGATACATAGAATAAATAGAGCTGGAGTTCACTGTCTGGGGCCCTTTCCTTGGGGACTGAGGCCTTGAACCTTTTTCGGCCAGGAAAGGTCGTATAGCTACAGTTAGAGGAGGGTCAGGTCTAGCGTCTGTTCCAGGGAACAAAGGAGAAGAGGATGGCGGGTAAGTAGGGCTCGGGGGCACAGAGATTCTTTGTTGAATTTGCTGTGAGGAACCCGGAGGGTGGACGTTGGTTGTTGGTAGTGGAAGGGGCCGTGTCCGGGTGGTGGATCCAGATCCAGGTCTTGGCAGACTTCCATCCTTCCTCCTTTCCAAAGAATTTGTAGCGCTCAGTGGAAGAGGACCCTGATACATGCCATAATTATGGGGCAGAGATTTACTCAACCCAGGCATTGGAGAGGGTAGCTTCCCGGCATCACCAGACTAAaacgaagaaaaagaaaagaaaaacatatgaTAAAAGAATGTCTATGTATACTCTTACATCACTAAGACACCAGTAGAGAGTTACAATTCCTTATAGTCCTTATTGTGGTATTGGGTGCTATTCCTGAAAAAtacatgaggggaaaaaaaagatgccAGGGATACCCAGAGAACAAAGCTCTAAAGTGATCTATTGTTAGATACTGTTttatacacacttttttttttttttttttaaatcaggaaCTAAAGAAGTTAACTCAAGAATAAATATGCTAGCTGATCTATGCTAGTGTTATGCAGTTTCAACTGACActtcattcactgtctatgggacgtGCAAACATAGCTGTGATCAGTACGCAGCAATGTTTGGAAATCCCAGCAATCCTGTTAGGGATAACTTTTAGAAGCCTAGGCCTAGCTCTAGTAAACAGCACTGGATTCTGGATTTCAATATACTCATTCTTTCAATAGTATGGTAATGGAGGATCAGATACCTACCAACTTCTCAGTGGGTCCTACAGCAGCAGAAGGTAAGGGCTGGCTGGATATAGGTGCAGTCTTGAAGCCAGGCTCCATACCCGATTCGTTCCAGTCGGAGGTGCTGAGCGGAGGCGTCTTCACCACGGACATTGTGCTTTGTTTCAGAGTTGGCCAGCTTGTGTCATTACCTGGAAAGTCAGGATTGTAAGAAAGCACAGAAATGGCAAAAAATGGCATTGTTCAAATTATCCATCAAAAAAATCATAACCCGCATCGAATTACAGGTGAATTACATTTGGGGCAATGTGATTGTAGAAGCTTTGTTATCAGGCGTGAATTATTAGTGATTAGATCTTGACATCCTACATTTCTATGTGTAGGTGACACTGGTGCAACATACAGACTTACTAGATAAGGGACATTCATGACTGAATGTAACTAAATTCATGACTGTATGTAACATAGCAATATGCCTGCTGGTTCCTATCAGTTATAAGGATGTATTCAGTGAGCTGATCCCTTGCACAAGGGTTGCTaggactggttgctagggattTTCGGCCTACAGCCTCAATCTTTTTAATAGTATTGTTAGGCAGCtagtccctagcaaccagtctagCACTGCTAAATTTCTTAATTCAAATCCAAGAGAAGGGCGAGGACTAAAGCAAAATCCTTCCCTCCTCCAACATCTGCCATTGTGGGGAAGTCATGAGGCTGCCATATATATGCACCATAGGGTCAGTTGGCAGGAGCAGCCAACGCAAAGGTGTACTGTCACAATTTTCGATGTTTTGCCCTGCATTGTTCTACATAGGGTGATGCTTGAATTTCTTGAATTGACAACCAGCGTGCACATTGGTTACGGCGTATACAACGTTTCCATGTAGTTAATCCCTGTGTCCCTGGTGGCCGAACACAAAAGCGGCTTCTAGCTGCCCCACTTTTCACTTCTATTAACAGTGAACCAGGGAGCGTCAAAACAATTAACCTGTATCATCTCATTACAAATCATGTCTCTAGACACTGCGGAAAGTAAGAAACCTGTGACTTTGAAAGAAACTACAGGACTACATGTACCAGTGGTtctatataacaatgtgcagtctACAATAATGGATTTACAAATTTGCAATAAGTAAAACTCTGTTCACACCAGATGATCCATCACGGCTATGATGCATAGGAGCCCCATTGGGTACACCAGGTGCTTCTACAATTTCAATCTGCGTCATTCTGACCAACAAAAGGAAAATAACACAGCTATGAACAGAGAGGGTAAAAGAGGCCCATAAATACCAGAGCAATGTTAGTTAGGTGTCCCAATCAAAAAAAGTGGGTCTAACAATCATGTGGATGTGGGAAGGGGCCTAATTTATCCCTAATGGCAGATGCTGGGTTCATCCTTTCCACCACCTTGGCCGTGTGTAGGTGTATAAAATGGTCATGAAAAATAGCCATCTCCTAGTGAAGCTGTACGGGCCAGTTTGACCGTAAAAGCTATGCTTGGGGTCCTTACAGTAAACATGTTTCAGACCATAGTAGCAGTACAAGAAAGAAGTTGGTGGAATTTGCTTGGCGCAAACCCCCTTCTGGAACACCGGACACTTTCCCCTGTGCTTTATCTAAATGGaaagaactcctggcactggtttAGAATCAAGTTTAGGCTTTTATTCAATGCAACGGGTTTCAAGGGTACagtcccctcttcatcaggcatctctgcatgatgaagaggggattgtaCCCTTGAAAAGCATCACATTGAATAAAAGCCTAAACTTGCAGGCATGCTCTCTTTACTGTTTGTGAGACTTCCAAAAAGTGTACAATCTtctagagaataaatggagcaacTTTACCACTCCATTCATATGGGGGGGCAACTGATCTCTGTGATCTAAAAGGGTCCCAGTCACTGGACCCCCACCGATTAGATAGTTATGCAACAACTGTGTAGCAGACACACAAGGCTGGGTGTCACAATGCAACCACAGACCAGTATTAGATGCAAAATCACAATGCAATATTACAATCTTCAAACCGTGTGGCTCTAGCCTTACTACTATAC encodes:
- the PPP1R13B gene encoding apoptosis-stimulating of p53 protein 1 isoform X1, translated to MRNLFTMILQSLINKPKDKSQPQEKTRAKSSIKKNKVILKKTILTVFLSNNEQILTEVPITPETTCRDVVEFCKEPGEGACHLAEVWRGNERALPFDHLMFEHLQKWGPRKEEVKFFLRHEDFPADSNEQAARQAPNQRNGLTGEKRIENGVGNPRVELTLSELQDMASRQQQQIENQQQMLVAKEQRLRYLKQQERRQLQNVSETEKLQKLKERVETQENKLKKIRAMRGQVDYSKVMNGNLSTEIEHISDMFQEKQQELQAAVLKVEQLTQQLEDLRKGKLNGFQAYGQMTGPAALELKKLYQELQIRNRLNQEQNTKLQQQKELLNKRNMEVAIMDKRINELRERLYKKKVEARQKENIPLNRINGTPSPQSTLSASGRVAAVGPYIQIPSTVNYPLPADPVKPQSLSLSASGTQPRSKSEGDSEYVKKSPGPWKVSDLDILVDPVRSSSTSCLQSSDHSVFHQAPGLSDTLHSNDTSWPTLKQSTMSVVKTPPLSTSDWNESGMEPGFKTAPISSQPLPSAAVGPTEKLSGDAGKLPSPMPGLSKSLPHNYGMYQGPLPLSATNSLERRKDGSLPRPGSGSTTRTRPLPLPTTNVHPPGSSQQIQQRISVPPSPTYPPSSSPLFPGTDARPDPPLTVAIRPFLAEKGSRPQSPRKGPQTVNSSSIYSMYLQQSTPPKNYQQAVYNTLNKSVKAVYGKPVVQSGSSNSSPLPFLHSGPPPPNGDKEGDAAPAAAENSGVENIARPLSPTKLTPIVHSPLRYQSDADLEALRRKLANAPRPLKKRSSITEPEGPSGPNIQKLLYQRFNTLAGGMEGAPFYQQCNTQDFGILADVDNGNTGTNGNVEEAGSLQPAAVPSTPPLPQLPPPLPEPQVSADDNDNKVCSPITEEVMSSEIINQISETTEDNNNNNPAIVPSVEKTPSPVLEVASPVKEEVPSPASVPSQAAAVKRTNLKKPNSDRTGHGLRVKFNPLALLLDASLEGEFDLVQRIIYEVEDPSKPNDEGITPLHNAVCAGHHHIVKFLLDFGVNVNAADSDGWTPLHCAASCNSVHLCKMLVECGAAIFATTISDIETAADKCEEMEEGYIQCSQFLYGVQEKLGVMNKGLVYGLWDYEAQNADELSFREGDAITILRRKDDVETDWWWARLNDKEGYVPKNLLGLYPRIKPRQRTLA